The Nonlabens sp. Hel1_33_55 genome contains the following window.
CTTACAATATCCTGACGCATGTCCAACTGATTAATCAAATAAGCATCAATCGACGGTATCATAATTCCCGTACAACTCACGGTGATGATATAGTCTAGATCCTGCGCTTTCCAGTCTGCTTTTTCAAGTGCTTTTTCGACAGCAGTTTTGGCTAGTGGAACAACTTCACGTTTGTAGATCTGATTGCGATCCTCAAACGAAGTTTTTGTAAATACCTCAATAGGATCCATAATGGAATAGCGCTTGTCAACAGCGGCACCTTCAAAAATCTTGATGGTTTTACGCCGCAGGCGTTCATCTTGATCTGCTAACCAATTCTCTACAAACGGCAAGATCTCTGCGGTTTCCTTATAATATTTTGGGGTTACCGTAGCAACAGTTTTAATTTTTACGCTCATGTGATGGTAGGATCCATATATAACGGAACGACCACTTCCATTTCAACCGGTCATTATTTAATTCAAGCGCTCGTGCGTATCTATTGAAATCTGCACGTCTAAAACCTGAAGCAATCGAGATGAGTCCATCGTGGATGGAAATCTCATTACGTATAAAAATAGGGCTTAAAAACTTAAAGAAACCATAAGCTATAGGATGCCTGTGCAAGTCGTTTATAATGACGGCTTTGTCTGCCATCTCCATAAATCGCCTTAAAAAATCAAGAATCACATCTTCGTCAAAATGGTGCAACGTCAATGTTACAAGAACAATATCGCATTTCAATTCTCGTAAGGGCGTTTTGAAAATATCGCTTTCGCGAAAGCGAACTCCTTCCAATCCTCTACTCTTTTCACTAGCTTTTTCAATAGAACGACTACTCAAATCAATCCCAGTGAGTTCTAGATCGTGATCAGGTAACTCTTTCTTCAAATACCGAAGCATCGCACCATCACTGCAACCTACATCGATAATTCTGTATCTCTTTTGAGGGTTTTGATTGATGATGTTTAGAATGGCCTTTTTGGTAAAACCATAGCCGCCTAGATAGGTATTACATTTATTGATATCTGCAACAGCTGTATCCAACACTTGTGGATCTAGCGCAGGATCATCCATCCATTCAGGATCTGTATTGCGTTTGCTGTAGTTAAACTTCAAGGCTGGACAGATTTTCCATGGGTTTTTCTAATAATAACGGGTAGTAGGAAAGGCATTCTAGAAATCAATTGGTACATCACTCTTGTCCATCGTTTGTGAATCAATATTTTCTGTATCCAACTACCGTATCTCATTCTCGATTTGAACGCTTTGTTCCATTCCTTGGTATAGGATTGAATCATAGTCGGCCGGTCTGTTTTTCCTTGCAAAAATCTAGATACTTGTTTAGTTGCTAGATGGGCGCTGTGAATTGCCATTGCCATACCATTACCACATAGCGGATGAATCAATCCAGCGCTATCGCCTATGAATAAAAAATCGGTATTGTTGATCTGTTTAGATCCAAATGCAATTTGAGAAATCGCAATAGGCTTTTCCCACAAAGGTTTTGCGGCAGCAAAAAATTGCTGCAGTTTTATATTTTGACATAAAACCTCACGCTGAAACGCATCGATATCCTTGTATTTTTTAAAAGATTCATAACTAGTCAAATAGCAAAGGTTTACAGCACCAGTTTCTAGTCTTGATAAACCTGCATAACCACCTT
Protein-coding sequences here:
- a CDS encoding methyltransferase domain-containing protein; its protein translation is MKFNYSKRNTDPEWMDDPALDPQVLDTAVADINKCNTYLGGYGFTKKAILNIINQNPQKRYRIIDVGCSDGAMLRYLKKELPDHDLELTGIDLSSRSIEKASEKSRGLEGVRFRESDIFKTPLRELKCDIVLVTLTLHHFDEDVILDFLRRFMEMADKAVIINDLHRHPIAYGFFKFLSPIFIRNEISIHDGLISIASGFRRADFNRYARALELNNDRLKWKWSFRYIWILPSHERKN